The nucleotide sequence ttataacaaaatacAGATTTGTGaaagaattttttataatgtctaaaaaaacatatattaataaaaaattatactataaaaaattatttcttttccaaaaaaaatccacttttatttttatttcattattttatgctgttgttaaaattttaatttgtattaatagaaatttatttgtatactTTTACTTATTTGCCATCAATATATACGATTTATTGTTGACAATGTTATATGATACTATTTATTGCTTCTCATGTCCTCcaattcataatatattattttacataatgcaaaattatttttttttttgaacaGTTGTCCATGCCTACAACCCAAATTTATTAACCATATGCCAACTTTGCGAAAAAAAATCGTGGCGATCCttggaaatatttttatgctttAGTCAAAAAAGCTCAAGTATGGAAACCTTTTCTTTTCTGTTTCGTTGTAAATCGTATTTCTCATATTATTCACAATAATTATGCattgtattttcattaattttgCAGATATCAAAAGACAAAACTATAATTGCCATGACTTCAGTAGATGTAGATGATCAAAACCCTTCCAGGAAAGAACACAAAAACccaatattaaaaaaaacagattCATTACGTGCTTCCATAGAATATAAAGATTgtattatgaataaaaaatttgaaagaATATATGTGAACTTAGCTGGATACCtcattgaaaaaaaaggcGATGATCTTGAAATCACCTATATCGAATCTGTAAGCGatatacacattttaataatataataatttatttcacaatagttaaaaaaaatacagttttaaataaatgtacatatttataatatatgctatattttgaaaaattttaacgttttacatattcatccatttatgttttttttcttagaTTAATGGATATTCTACcatttaacaaaaatgtatataattaaagaaTGCTAAATAGTAATTTTGtccatttataaaaattaaatatattaatggacaaatttattatttagtattctttaaatttatgcatttttttaattcaacTTAAAATCTAagttaattaaatatatcctTCCAAAGAATtgtcttttcttttataaacaaaaaactcaacaaaaaaaataaattaataaatggtaCAGGATCAGCCTGCATaagtttgtatatatttattgatgGAGATTTTTCCCCATAAACAGGATTTATAGATTTTTtagtttgttttttttgactagatgattttataattatttgcatCTGTCTTTTCCCTTccattaaatttataacctttttcatgtttttttttctcttcaATTCATTTCTTCGtccaaatgataaatactaacataaaattatgaaaaatatatgtgttttatcaggaaatattttaaaaatagtacacatcataattttcttttatttaccTTGTACATAATAGCTAAAGTAATGGGTATTAAAATAactataattaatattctAGTTTGCTTGTATTCTTTGggtacatatatatcacATATTCCTGTTGTTTCACTCCCTTTACTGTTTTCTTTGCTTTGAGTATCGCCTACTACTTTATCTTTACTTTCTAATGTATCAGCTCCATTATCAGGTATGCTTTGTGCACCTCCTGCTCCCGCCGGGTGACTTGGTGTTTGGGCCACTGAACTTTCTGGTTGACTGCtttgtttaatattatCCTCATTGGCTCCATTATCTTTTTGCTTCGTTCGAGCTTGGTCTTTCCTCCATTTTTCGAGTATGTCATCATCATATTCTGATTGGCACTTTGAATTACTGAAATCAAATGTGCTAAAACTTGTCGAAAAATACGAATCTTTTCCATCTATCGTTGTAAGTGTTTGAAGAGAACTTGCTAATTTTGAATCACCATTCTTAGTAGTAGTTCTAAAATCctcatatgttttttttaaattatccaATAAATGAAGATATGAATCACATTCAGAAACATTTTGATAAAGGAGCATATATTGATTAGAACTATTGGTAGAATTCTGAAGAATATTCTCAGATTCGGTaggtttatttttatgatgcataattgttttacatatatgctTAAGTAACTTATAAAATTCGTTCATGTGTCTAAGATTAGCATTTTT is from Plasmodium chabaudi chabaudi strain AS genome assembly, chromosome: 8 and encodes:
- a CDS encoding fam-a protein, pseudogene, with protein sequence ANFAKKNRGDPWKYFYALVKKAQISKDKTIIAMTSVDVDDQNPSRKEHKNPILKKTDSLRASIEYKDCIMNKKFERIYVNLAGYLIEKKGDDLEITYIESINGYSTI
- a CDS encoding CIR protein, whose product is MDPNGMCETFLEADKIINRENGASMTMDDIRKNSSFNGLCPNNKCVTDEQCIGAMTTYVSLKVKADKNNEHGEYFLMWLSDKLFKMHKEGKKKSQSNITTLDEAYKNYLDEDIGDYKYWNLLGKASGLKNANLRHMNEFYKLLKHICKTIMHHKNKPTESENILQNSTNSSNQYMLLYQNVSECDSYLHLLDNLKKTYEDFRTTTKNGDSKLASSLQTLTTIDGKDSYFSTSFSTFDFSNSKCQSEYDDDILEKWRKDQARTKQKDNGANEDNIKQSSQPESSVAQTPSHPAGAGGAQSIPDNGADTLESKDKVVGDTQSKENSKGSETTGICDIYVPKEYKQTRILIIVILIPITLAIMYKYLSFGRRNELKRKKNMKKVINLMEGKRQMQIIIKSSSQKKQTKKSINPVYGEKSPSINIYKLMQADPVPFINLFFLLSFLFIKEKTILWKDIFN